The Equus caballus isolate H_3958 breed thoroughbred chromosome 22, TB-T2T, whole genome shotgun sequence genome window below encodes:
- the PCIF1 gene encoding mRNA (2'-O-methyladenosine-N(6)-)-methyltransferase isoform X1: MANENHGSPREEASLLSHSPSTSNQSQPCSPKPIRLVQDLPEELVHAGWEKCWSRRENRPYYFNRFTNQSLWEMPVLGQHDVISDPLGLNATPLPQDSSLVETPPAENKPRKRQLSEEQPSGNGVKKPKIEIPVTPTGPSVPSSPSVPGTPTLKIWGTSPEDKQQAALLRPTEVYWDLDIQTNAVIKHRGPSEVLPPHPEVELLRSQLILKLRQHYRELCQQREGIEPPRESFNRWMLERKVVDKGSDPLLPSNCEPVVSPSMFREIMNDIPIRLSRIKFREEAKRLLFKYAEAARRLIESRSASPDSRKVVKWNVEDTFSWLRKDHSASKEDYMDRLEHLRRQCGPHVSAAAKDSVEGICSKIYHISLEYVKRIREKHLAILKENNIPEEGEAPEVEPRLVYCYPVRLAVSAPPMPNVEMHMENNVVCIRYKGEMVKVSRNYFSKLWLLYRYSCIDDSAFERFLPRVWCLLRRYQMMFGVGLYEGTGLQGSLPVHVFEALHRLFGVSFECFASPLNCYFRQYCSAFPDTDGYFGSRGPCLDFSPLSGSFEANPPFCEELMDAMVSHFEKLLESSPEPLSFIVFIPEWREPPTPALTRMEQSRFKRHQLVLPAFEHEYRSGSQHVCKKEEMHYKAVHNTAVIFLQNDPGFAKWGPTPERLQELSTAYRQSGRGHGSSSSSSSSSEAKDRDSGREQGPSREPHPT; this comes from the exons ATGGCCAATGAGAATCACGGCAGCCCCCGGGAGGAAGCGTCTCTGCTGAGTCACTCCCCCAGCACCTCCAATCAGAGCCAGCCCTGTTCTCCAAAGCCCATCCGCCTGGTGCAGGACCTCCCAG AGGAGCTGGTGCATGCGGGCTGGGAGAAGTGCTGGAGCAGGAGGGAGAACCGCCCCTACTACTTCAACCGCTTCACCAACCAGTCCCTGTGGGAGATGCCCGTGCTGGGCCAGCATGACGTGATT TCGGACCCTTTGGGGCTGAATGCGACCCCACTGCCCCAAGACTCAAGTTTGGTGGAAACCCCCCCAGCTGAGAACAAGCCCCGAAAGCGGCAGCTCTCGGAAGAGCAGCCAAGCGGCAATGGTGTGAAGAAGCCCAAG ATTGAAATCCCTGTGACACCCACGGGCCCATCGGTGCCTAGCTCCCCCAGTGTGCCAGGAACCCCAACACTGAAGATTTGGGGGACGTCCCCTGAAGATAAACAGCAGGCAGCTCTCCTCCGACCCACTGA GGTGTACTGGGATCTGGACATCCAGACCAATGCTGTCATCAAGCACCGGGGGCCTTCAGAGGTGCTGCCCCCACATCCCGAGGTGGAACTGCTCCGCTCCCAGCTCATCCTGAAGCTTCGGCAGCACTACCGGGAGCTGTGCCAGCAGCGAGAGG GCATTGAACCCCCTCGGGAATCTTTCAACCGCTGGATGCTGGAGCGCAAGGTCGTGGACAAAGGCTCGGACCCCCTGTTGCCGAGCAACTGTGAACCAGTGGTGTCGCCTTCCATGTTTCGTGAAATCATGAATGACATTCCCATCAG GTTGTCCCGAATCAAGTTCCGGGAGGAAGCCAAGCGCCTGCTTTTTAAATACGCAGAGGCTGCCAGGCGGCTCATCGAGTCCAG GAGTGCATCCCCCGACAGCAGGAAGGTGGTTAAGTGGAATGTGGAGGACACCTTCAGCTGGCTGCGCAAGGACCACTCAGCCTCCAAGGAGGACTACATG GATCGCCTGGAGCATCTGCGGAGGCAGTGTGGCCCCCACGTCTCGGCTGCGGCCAAGGACTCTGTGGAAGGCATTTGCAGTAAGATCTACCACATCTCCCTGGAGTACGTCAAACGGATCCGAGAGAAGCACCTTGCCATCCTCAAGGAGAACAACATCCCAG AGGAGGGGGAGGCCCCAGAGGTGGAGCCCCGCCTGGTGTACTGCTACCCAGTACGGCTGGCCGTGTCTGCACCCCCCATGCCCAATGTGGAGATGCATATGGAGAATAATGTGGTCTGCATCCGGTATAAGGGAGAGATGGTCAAGGTCAGCCGCAACTACTTCAGCAAGCTG TGGCTCCTTTACCGCTACAGCTGTATCGATGACTCTGCCTTTGAGCGGTTCCTGCCCCGAGTCTGGTGTCTTCTCCGACGGTACCAG ATGATGTTCGGTGTGGGCCTCTACGAGGGAACAGGCCTGCAGGGATCGCTGCCCGTGCACGTCTTCGAGGCCCTCCACCGTCTCTTTGGCGTCAGCTTTGAGTGCTTCGCCTCGCCCCTCAACTGCTACTTCCGCCAGTACTGCTCTGCCTTCCCCGACACAGATGGCTACTTTGGCTCCCGGGG gccctgcctggaCTTCTCCCCGCTGAGTGGTTCCTTTGAAGCCAACCCTCCATTCTGCGAGGAGCTCATGGATGCCATGGTCTCTCACTTCGAG AAACTGCTCGAAAGCTCACCAGAGCCCCTGTCCTTCATCGTGTTCATCCCCGAGTGGCGGGAACCCCCGACACCGGCGCTCACCCGCATGGAGCAGAGCCGCTTCAAACGCCACCAGCTGGTCCTGCCTGCCTTCGAGCATGAGTACCGCAGTGGCTCCCAGCACGTCTGCAAGAA GGAGGAAATGCACTACAAGGCTGTCCACAACACGGCGGTGATCTTCCTACAGAACGACCCTGGCTTTGCCAAGTGGGGGCCGACGCCTGAGCGGCTGCAGGAGCTAAGCACCGCCTACCGGCAGTCAGGCCGCGGCCATGGCtccagctcttcctcctcctcctcctcagaggcCAAGGACCGGGACTCAGGCCGTGAGCAGGGCCCTAGCCGCGAGCCTCACCCCACTTAA
- the PCIF1 gene encoding mRNA (2'-O-methyladenosine-N(6)-)-methyltransferase isoform X2 yields MANENHGSPREEASLLSHSPSTSNQSQPCSPKPIRLVQDLPEELVHAGWEKCWSRRENRPYYFNRFTNQSLWEMPVLGQHDVIIEIPVTPTGPSVPSSPSVPGTPTLKIWGTSPEDKQQAALLRPTEVYWDLDIQTNAVIKHRGPSEVLPPHPEVELLRSQLILKLRQHYRELCQQREGIEPPRESFNRWMLERKVVDKGSDPLLPSNCEPVVSPSMFREIMNDIPIRLSRIKFREEAKRLLFKYAEAARRLIESRSASPDSRKVVKWNVEDTFSWLRKDHSASKEDYMDRLEHLRRQCGPHVSAAAKDSVEGICSKIYHISLEYVKRIREKHLAILKENNIPEEGEAPEVEPRLVYCYPVRLAVSAPPMPNVEMHMENNVVCIRYKGEMVKVSRNYFSKLWLLYRYSCIDDSAFERFLPRVWCLLRRYQMMFGVGLYEGTGLQGSLPVHVFEALHRLFGVSFECFASPLNCYFRQYCSAFPDTDGYFGSRGPCLDFSPLSGSFEANPPFCEELMDAMVSHFEKLLESSPEPLSFIVFIPEWREPPTPALTRMEQSRFKRHQLVLPAFEHEYRSGSQHVCKKEEMHYKAVHNTAVIFLQNDPGFAKWGPTPERLQELSTAYRQSGRGHGSSSSSSSSSEAKDRDSGREQGPSREPHPT; encoded by the exons ATGGCCAATGAGAATCACGGCAGCCCCCGGGAGGAAGCGTCTCTGCTGAGTCACTCCCCCAGCACCTCCAATCAGAGCCAGCCCTGTTCTCCAAAGCCCATCCGCCTGGTGCAGGACCTCCCAG AGGAGCTGGTGCATGCGGGCTGGGAGAAGTGCTGGAGCAGGAGGGAGAACCGCCCCTACTACTTCAACCGCTTCACCAACCAGTCCCTGTGGGAGATGCCCGTGCTGGGCCAGCATGACGTGATT ATTGAAATCCCTGTGACACCCACGGGCCCATCGGTGCCTAGCTCCCCCAGTGTGCCAGGAACCCCAACACTGAAGATTTGGGGGACGTCCCCTGAAGATAAACAGCAGGCAGCTCTCCTCCGACCCACTGA GGTGTACTGGGATCTGGACATCCAGACCAATGCTGTCATCAAGCACCGGGGGCCTTCAGAGGTGCTGCCCCCACATCCCGAGGTGGAACTGCTCCGCTCCCAGCTCATCCTGAAGCTTCGGCAGCACTACCGGGAGCTGTGCCAGCAGCGAGAGG GCATTGAACCCCCTCGGGAATCTTTCAACCGCTGGATGCTGGAGCGCAAGGTCGTGGACAAAGGCTCGGACCCCCTGTTGCCGAGCAACTGTGAACCAGTGGTGTCGCCTTCCATGTTTCGTGAAATCATGAATGACATTCCCATCAG GTTGTCCCGAATCAAGTTCCGGGAGGAAGCCAAGCGCCTGCTTTTTAAATACGCAGAGGCTGCCAGGCGGCTCATCGAGTCCAG GAGTGCATCCCCCGACAGCAGGAAGGTGGTTAAGTGGAATGTGGAGGACACCTTCAGCTGGCTGCGCAAGGACCACTCAGCCTCCAAGGAGGACTACATG GATCGCCTGGAGCATCTGCGGAGGCAGTGTGGCCCCCACGTCTCGGCTGCGGCCAAGGACTCTGTGGAAGGCATTTGCAGTAAGATCTACCACATCTCCCTGGAGTACGTCAAACGGATCCGAGAGAAGCACCTTGCCATCCTCAAGGAGAACAACATCCCAG AGGAGGGGGAGGCCCCAGAGGTGGAGCCCCGCCTGGTGTACTGCTACCCAGTACGGCTGGCCGTGTCTGCACCCCCCATGCCCAATGTGGAGATGCATATGGAGAATAATGTGGTCTGCATCCGGTATAAGGGAGAGATGGTCAAGGTCAGCCGCAACTACTTCAGCAAGCTG TGGCTCCTTTACCGCTACAGCTGTATCGATGACTCTGCCTTTGAGCGGTTCCTGCCCCGAGTCTGGTGTCTTCTCCGACGGTACCAG ATGATGTTCGGTGTGGGCCTCTACGAGGGAACAGGCCTGCAGGGATCGCTGCCCGTGCACGTCTTCGAGGCCCTCCACCGTCTCTTTGGCGTCAGCTTTGAGTGCTTCGCCTCGCCCCTCAACTGCTACTTCCGCCAGTACTGCTCTGCCTTCCCCGACACAGATGGCTACTTTGGCTCCCGGGG gccctgcctggaCTTCTCCCCGCTGAGTGGTTCCTTTGAAGCCAACCCTCCATTCTGCGAGGAGCTCATGGATGCCATGGTCTCTCACTTCGAG AAACTGCTCGAAAGCTCACCAGAGCCCCTGTCCTTCATCGTGTTCATCCCCGAGTGGCGGGAACCCCCGACACCGGCGCTCACCCGCATGGAGCAGAGCCGCTTCAAACGCCACCAGCTGGTCCTGCCTGCCTTCGAGCATGAGTACCGCAGTGGCTCCCAGCACGTCTGCAAGAA GGAGGAAATGCACTACAAGGCTGTCCACAACACGGCGGTGATCTTCCTACAGAACGACCCTGGCTTTGCCAAGTGGGGGCCGACGCCTGAGCGGCTGCAGGAGCTAAGCACCGCCTACCGGCAGTCAGGCCGCGGCCATGGCtccagctcttcctcctcctcctcctcagaggcCAAGGACCGGGACTCAGGCCGTGAGCAGGGCCCTAGCCGCGAGCCTCACCCCACTTAA